One window from the genome of Paraconexibacter algicola encodes:
- a CDS encoding thioesterase family protein, translating to MTADPTLDEMLDGAATGATTVAPGWGQGRATYGGLVAGLLVARAETLTADPARRLRSAAVSFVGPVTPGTAELQGTVLRAGGSATTVDVKLVQDGTVRAAMLATLGQDRATAIAFPADRRNPPPDLPEPDELQPIPYLEGLTPEFIRHVELRYGSGGFPLSGAAEPDFGGWFRFREPPARMGDRELIALVDAWPPAIAPMFGGPAPISTMSWSYEPVTAPDPTVPDRPDALWRYAVHTHVARDGYTQAAARVWDADGHLRAISNQTVSYFDPRG from the coding sequence ATGACCGCGGATCCCACCCTGGACGAGATGCTCGACGGCGCCGCGACCGGCGCGACCACGGTCGCGCCCGGCTGGGGGCAGGGCCGCGCGACCTACGGCGGCCTCGTCGCGGGCCTGCTCGTCGCGCGCGCCGAGACGCTCACGGCCGACCCGGCGCGACGGCTGCGCTCCGCGGCCGTGTCGTTCGTCGGGCCGGTCACCCCCGGCACCGCCGAGCTCCAGGGCACCGTCCTGCGCGCCGGCGGCTCGGCGACGACCGTGGACGTCAAGCTCGTGCAGGACGGGACCGTGCGCGCCGCGATGCTCGCCACGCTCGGGCAGGACCGCGCCACCGCGATCGCGTTCCCCGCCGACAGGCGCAACCCGCCGCCCGACCTCCCCGAGCCGGACGAGCTGCAGCCGATCCCGTACCTCGAGGGCCTCACCCCCGAGTTCATCCGCCACGTCGAGCTGCGCTACGGCAGCGGCGGGTTCCCGCTCAGCGGTGCAGCGGAGCCCGACTTCGGCGGCTGGTTCCGCTTCCGCGAGCCCCCCGCGCGGATGGGCGACCGCGAGCTCATCGCGCTCGTCGACGCCTGGCCGCCCGCGATCGCCCCGATGTTCGGCGGCCCGGCACCGATCAGCACGATGAGCTGGAGCTACGAGCCCGTCACCGCACCGGACCCGACCGTGCCCGACCGGCCCGACGCGCTCTGGCGGTACGCCGTGCACACGCACGTCGCCCGCGACGGGTACACGCAGGCGGCCGCCCGCGTGTGGGACGCCGACGGGCATCTGCGCGCGATCAGCAACCAGACCGTCTCGTACTTCGACCCGCGCGGCTGA
- a CDS encoding cytochrome c biogenesis protein CcdA: MELLVVSFMAGVLTAAAPCVLPLLPVVVGGAVVTATDGATGRGDIARPVVIVASLGASVVVFTLLLKATSALLGVPQEVWSTLSGLVVLGLGVSLLAPGLWERGMAASGGQRQAAALLERSAARSGRSRDVLIGASLGPVFSSCSPTYALIVATVLPASFGEGLAYLVAYAVGLAVILLLLAVLGRAAAERLGWLANPHGVFRRVTGALFVFVGVAVMLGLDRDLQAFVLERGWYDPISDLEESLDG; the protein is encoded by the coding sequence GTGGAGCTCCTGGTCGTCAGCTTCATGGCCGGGGTCCTGACGGCTGCGGCGCCGTGCGTCCTACCGCTGCTGCCGGTGGTCGTCGGGGGTGCGGTCGTCACGGCGACGGACGGTGCGACGGGCCGGGGAGACATCGCCCGGCCGGTGGTCATCGTGGCCTCGCTGGGAGCGTCGGTGGTGGTCTTCACGCTGCTGCTGAAGGCCACCAGCGCGCTCCTCGGCGTCCCGCAGGAGGTCTGGAGCACGCTGTCCGGGCTCGTCGTCCTCGGACTGGGCGTCAGCCTGCTGGCGCCCGGGCTCTGGGAGCGGGGGATGGCCGCCAGCGGCGGTCAGCGGCAGGCGGCCGCCCTCCTGGAGCGCTCCGCGGCACGCAGTGGCCGCAGCCGGGACGTGCTGATCGGCGCGTCGCTCGGTCCCGTGTTCAGCAGCTGCAGCCCGACCTACGCGCTGATCGTGGCCACGGTGCTGCCCGCGTCGTTCGGCGAGGGCCTGGCGTATCTGGTGGCGTACGCGGTCGGACTGGCCGTGATCCTGCTGCTGCTCGCGGTGCTCGGTCGTGCGGCGGCCGAGCGGCTCGGCTGGCTGGCGAACCCGCACGGCGTCTTCCGCCGCGTGACCGGCGCGCTGTTCGTGTTCGTGGGCGTGGCCGTGATGCTCGGGCTGGACCGCGACCTCCAGGCGTTCGTGCTGGAGCGTGGCTGGTACGACCCGATCAGCGACCTGGAGGAGTCGCTGGACGGGTAG
- a CDS encoding thioredoxin, which yields MNRTAYLAASICVLIAAAGVFLAVGGSDDPDGRSAPALSRTPPTVSVPPYGASRATPDAAVAERSGTYVEYSPAALAAADGTRLLFFHASWCTQCRALEQSIRDEGLPAGVTVLKVDYDERQDLRQRYGVTLQTTVVRVDAEGRKTGSVVPYDDPQITKVLDELA from the coding sequence ATGAATCGGACGGCGTACCTGGCGGCCTCGATCTGCGTGCTGATCGCAGCAGCCGGCGTGTTCCTCGCCGTCGGTGGATCGGACGACCCCGACGGTCGCTCGGCCCCGGCGCTCTCGCGGACCCCGCCGACCGTGTCCGTCCCGCCCTACGGGGCCTCCCGGGCCACGCCGGATGCGGCGGTCGCCGAACGGTCCGGGACCTACGTCGAGTACTCGCCGGCGGCGCTGGCCGCGGCGGACGGCACGCGACTGCTGTTCTTCCACGCGTCGTGGTGCACGCAGTGCCGCGCGCTGGAGCAGTCGATCCGGGACGAGGGGCTGCCGGCCGGCGTCACCGTGCTGAAGGTCGACTACGACGAGCGACAGGACCTGCGTCAGCGCTACGGGGTGACCCTCCAGACCACCGTGGTCCGCGTGGACGCCGAAGGTCGGAAGACGGGCAGCGTCGTCCCGTACGACGACCCGCAGATCACGAAGGTCCTCGACGAGCTCGCCTGA
- a CDS encoding low molecular weight protein-tyrosine-phosphatase, which translates to MRILMVCLGNICRSPTAEAVMVALLEREGLADRVEVASAGTGDWHVGDPPDARSTAAAARRGVHLRGAAQQVTRRDFADHDLLVAMDASNRRDLLALAGDDAAARDRVVLLRELDPAAVAAGDTDVPDPYYGGPDGFDVVLDVVEAGCVGLLAELRARGLV; encoded by the coding sequence GTGCGGATCCTCATGGTGTGCCTGGGGAACATCTGCCGCTCGCCGACCGCGGAGGCGGTGATGGTCGCGCTGCTGGAGCGCGAGGGGCTGGCCGACCGCGTCGAGGTCGCGTCCGCGGGCACCGGTGACTGGCACGTCGGCGACCCGCCGGACGCGCGCAGCACCGCCGCGGCCGCGCGCCGCGGGGTGCACCTGCGCGGCGCCGCCCAGCAGGTCACCCGCCGCGACTTCGCGGACCACGACCTGCTCGTCGCGATGGACGCGAGCAACCGCCGCGACCTGCTCGCGCTCGCCGGGGACGACGCGGCGGCGCGCGACAGGGTCGTGCTGCTGCGCGAGCTCGACCCGGCCGCGGTCGCCGCCGGCGACACCGACGTGCCCGACCCCTACTACGGGGGACCGGACGGGTTCGACGTGGTCCTCGACGTCGTCGAGGCGGGCTGCGTGGGCCTGCTCGCCGAGCTGCGGGCGCGCGGTCTCGTCTGA